In Tripterygium wilfordii isolate XIE 37 chromosome 15, ASM1340144v1, whole genome shotgun sequence, one DNA window encodes the following:
- the LOC120016599 gene encoding eukaryotic peptide chain release factor GTP-binding subunit ERF3A isoform X6, with the protein MDIEEEIRSLQLDSTEDSDGVVNPENAKPEEVEMLDNTVGVNEQVVLPPEAIEERDEMEENARKRHLNVVFIGHVDAGKSTAGGQILFLSGHVDERTIQKYEKEAKDKSRESWYMAYIMDTNEEERVKGITVEVGRAHFETETTRFTILDAPGHKSYVPNMISGASQADIGVLVISARKGEFETGYERGGQTREHVQLAKTLGVSKLLVVVNKMDDPTVNWSKERYDEIESKMIPFLRSSGYNVKKDVQFLPISALLSTNMSTRIDKSVCTWWSGPCLFEALDAIEVPLRDPKGPFRMPIIDKFKDMGTVVMGKVESGSVREGDSLLVMPNKTHVKVLAVFCDEDKVRHAGPGENLRLRLSGVDEDDISSGFVLSSVARPIAAVTEFVAQLQILELLDNAIFTAGYKAILHIHAIVEECEIVELLQQIDPKTKKAMKKKLLFVKNGAIVVCRVQVNSSICIEKFADFPQLGRFTLRTEGKTVAVGKVTDLSLPSA; encoded by the exons ATGG ATATTGAGGAGGAGATTCGCTCATTACAGCTTGACTCAACAG AAGATAGTGATGGTGTGGTTAATCCAGAAAATGCAAAGCCTGAAGAAGTTGAGATGTTAGATAACACGGTGGGAG TGAATGAGCAGGTTGTATTACCCCCAGAGGCCATTGAAGAACGAGATGAGATGGAAGAAAATGCTAGGAAGCGACATTTGAATGTGGTTTTCATTGGTCACGTTG ATGCTGGTAAATCCACGGCTGGAGGCCAGATTCTATTTCTTAGCGGCCATGTCGATGAACGTACGATTCAAAAGTATGAGAAGGAAGCGAAGGACAAAAGTAGAGAAAGCTG GTATATGGCTTATATTATGGACACAAATGAAGAGGAGAGGGTTAAG GGTATAACAGTTGAAGTTGGGAGAGCACATTTTGAAACGGAAACAACTAGATTCACAATTTTAGATGCACCT GGTCACAAGAGTTATGTCCCTAACATGATTAGTGGTGCATCCCAAGCTGATATTGGTGTACTT GTGATTTCTGCTCGGAAAGGGGAATTCGAAACTGGATATGAGAGAGGTGGACAGACTCGTGAACATGTTCAGCTTGCTAAAACATTGGGTGTGTCTAAGCTTCTTGTTGTTGTAAACAAAATGGATGACCCAACTGTGAACTGGTCTAAAGAAAG GTATGATGAGATTGAGTCGAAAATGATACCATTCCTTAGGTCTTCAGGCTATAACGTGAAGAAAG ATGTTCAGTTTCTACCAATATCTGCTCTGCTTAGTACAAATATGAGCACAAGAATAGATAAAAGTGTATGCACGTGGTGGAGTGGCCCCTGCCTTTTTGAAGCCCTTGATGCTATTGAAGTTCCTCTGCGGGATCCTAAAGGTCCATTTAG GATGCCTATaattgacaaattcaaagacatGGGAACTGTTGTTATGGGAAAAGTAGAATCTGGAAGCGTGCGTGAGGGTGATTCCTTGTTGGTCATGCCAAATAAG ACTCATGTGAAAGTTCTTGCTGTATTCTGCGACGAAGACAAGGTTAGGCATGCAGGACCTGGTGAAAACTTACGTTTAAGATTATCTGGGGTAGATGAGGATGATATCTCTTCAGGGTTTGTGTTGTCCAGTGTTG CAAGGCCAATAGCTGCTGTTACGGAGTTTGTTGCTCAGTTGCAGATCCTTGAGTTACTGGACAAT GCAATTTTCACTGCTGGTTACAAGGCTATCTTGCACATCCATGCAATTGTGGAGGAGTGTGAAATTGTTGAGCTGCTACAACAAATTGACCCAAAGACGAAGAaagcaatgaaaaagaaacttCTGTTTGTGAAGAATGGTGCTATTGTTGTTTGTCGTGTCCAG GTGAACAGTTCGATATGCATAGAAAAATTTGCAGATTTTCCACAGCTTGGCAGGTTCACTCTCCGTACTGAAG GTAAAACAGTTGCTGTGGGGAAAGTCACCGATCTTTCACTTCCAAGTGCTTAA
- the LOC120016599 gene encoding eukaryotic peptide chain release factor GTP-binding subunit ERF3A isoform X1 yields the protein MDIEEEIRSLQLDSTAEDSDGVVNPENAKPEEVEMLDNTVGVGLESQADAGVNSQAALTDAEVNEQVVLPPEAIEERDEMEENARKRHLNVVFIGHVDAGKSTAGGQILFLSGHVDERTIQKYEKEAKDKSRESWYMAYIMDTNEEERVKGITVEVGRAHFETETTRFTILDAPGHKSYVPNMISGASQADIGVLVISARKGEFETGYERGGQTREHVQLAKTLGVSKLLVVVNKMDDPTVNWSKERYDEIESKMIPFLRSSGYNVKKDVQFLPISALLSTNMSTRIDKSVCTWWSGPCLFEALDAIEVPLRDPKGPFRMPIIDKFKDMGTVVMGKVESGSVREGDSLLVMPNKTHVKVLAVFCDEDKVRHAGPGENLRLRLSGVDEDDISSGFVLSSVARPIAAVTEFVAQLQILELLDNAIFTAGYKAILHIHAIVEECEIVELLQQIDPKTKKAMKKKLLFVKNGAIVVCRVQVNSSICIEKFADFPQLGRFTLRTEGKTVAVGKVTDLSLPSA from the exons ATGG ATATTGAGGAGGAGATTCGCTCATTACAGCTTGACTCAACAG CAGAAGATAGTGATGGTGTGGTTAATCCAGAAAATGCAAAGCCTGAAGAAGTTGAGATGTTAGATAACACGGTGGGAG taGGCTTAGAATCCCAGGCTGATGCTGGTGTGAACTCCCAGGCGGCCCTTACTGATGCTGAAG TGAATGAGCAGGTTGTATTACCCCCAGAGGCCATTGAAGAACGAGATGAGATGGAAGAAAATGCTAGGAAGCGACATTTGAATGTGGTTTTCATTGGTCACGTTG ATGCTGGTAAATCCACGGCTGGAGGCCAGATTCTATTTCTTAGCGGCCATGTCGATGAACGTACGATTCAAAAGTATGAGAAGGAAGCGAAGGACAAAAGTAGAGAAAGCTG GTATATGGCTTATATTATGGACACAAATGAAGAGGAGAGGGTTAAG GGTATAACAGTTGAAGTTGGGAGAGCACATTTTGAAACGGAAACAACTAGATTCACAATTTTAGATGCACCT GGTCACAAGAGTTATGTCCCTAACATGATTAGTGGTGCATCCCAAGCTGATATTGGTGTACTT GTGATTTCTGCTCGGAAAGGGGAATTCGAAACTGGATATGAGAGAGGTGGACAGACTCGTGAACATGTTCAGCTTGCTAAAACATTGGGTGTGTCTAAGCTTCTTGTTGTTGTAAACAAAATGGATGACCCAACTGTGAACTGGTCTAAAGAAAG GTATGATGAGATTGAGTCGAAAATGATACCATTCCTTAGGTCTTCAGGCTATAACGTGAAGAAAG ATGTTCAGTTTCTACCAATATCTGCTCTGCTTAGTACAAATATGAGCACAAGAATAGATAAAAGTGTATGCACGTGGTGGAGTGGCCCCTGCCTTTTTGAAGCCCTTGATGCTATTGAAGTTCCTCTGCGGGATCCTAAAGGTCCATTTAG GATGCCTATaattgacaaattcaaagacatGGGAACTGTTGTTATGGGAAAAGTAGAATCTGGAAGCGTGCGTGAGGGTGATTCCTTGTTGGTCATGCCAAATAAG ACTCATGTGAAAGTTCTTGCTGTATTCTGCGACGAAGACAAGGTTAGGCATGCAGGACCTGGTGAAAACTTACGTTTAAGATTATCTGGGGTAGATGAGGATGATATCTCTTCAGGGTTTGTGTTGTCCAGTGTTG CAAGGCCAATAGCTGCTGTTACGGAGTTTGTTGCTCAGTTGCAGATCCTTGAGTTACTGGACAAT GCAATTTTCACTGCTGGTTACAAGGCTATCTTGCACATCCATGCAATTGTGGAGGAGTGTGAAATTGTTGAGCTGCTACAACAAATTGACCCAAAGACGAAGAaagcaatgaaaaagaaacttCTGTTTGTGAAGAATGGTGCTATTGTTGTTTGTCGTGTCCAG GTGAACAGTTCGATATGCATAGAAAAATTTGCAGATTTTCCACAGCTTGGCAGGTTCACTCTCCGTACTGAAG GTAAAACAGTTGCTGTGGGGAAAGTCACCGATCTTTCACTTCCAAGTGCTTAA
- the LOC120016599 gene encoding eukaryotic peptide chain release factor GTP-binding subunit ERF3B isoform X4: MDIEEEIRSLQLDSTEDSDGVVNPENAKPEEVEMLDNTVGGLESQADAGVNSQAALTDAEVNEQVVLPPEAIEERDEMEENARKRHLNVVFIGHVDAGKSTAGGQILFLSGHVDERTIQKYEKEAKDKSRESWYMAYIMDTNEEERVKGITVEVGRAHFETETTRFTILDAPGHKSYVPNMISGASQADIGVLVISARKGEFETGYERGGQTREHVQLAKTLGVSKLLVVVNKMDDPTVNWSKERYDEIESKMIPFLRSSGYNVKKDVQFLPISALLSTNMSTRIDKSVCTWWSGPCLFEALDAIEVPLRDPKGPFRMPIIDKFKDMGTVVMGKVESGSVREGDSLLVMPNKTHVKVLAVFCDEDKVRHAGPGENLRLRLSGVDEDDISSGFVLSSVARPIAAVTEFVAQLQILELLDNAIFTAGYKAILHIHAIVEECEIVELLQQIDPKTKKAMKKKLLFVKNGAIVVCRVQVNSSICIEKFADFPQLGRFTLRTEGKTVAVGKVTDLSLPSA, from the exons ATGG ATATTGAGGAGGAGATTCGCTCATTACAGCTTGACTCAACAG AAGATAGTGATGGTGTGGTTAATCCAGAAAATGCAAAGCCTGAAGAAGTTGAGATGTTAGATAACACGGTGGGAG GCTTAGAATCCCAGGCTGATGCTGGTGTGAACTCCCAGGCGGCCCTTACTGATGCTGAAG TGAATGAGCAGGTTGTATTACCCCCAGAGGCCATTGAAGAACGAGATGAGATGGAAGAAAATGCTAGGAAGCGACATTTGAATGTGGTTTTCATTGGTCACGTTG ATGCTGGTAAATCCACGGCTGGAGGCCAGATTCTATTTCTTAGCGGCCATGTCGATGAACGTACGATTCAAAAGTATGAGAAGGAAGCGAAGGACAAAAGTAGAGAAAGCTG GTATATGGCTTATATTATGGACACAAATGAAGAGGAGAGGGTTAAG GGTATAACAGTTGAAGTTGGGAGAGCACATTTTGAAACGGAAACAACTAGATTCACAATTTTAGATGCACCT GGTCACAAGAGTTATGTCCCTAACATGATTAGTGGTGCATCCCAAGCTGATATTGGTGTACTT GTGATTTCTGCTCGGAAAGGGGAATTCGAAACTGGATATGAGAGAGGTGGACAGACTCGTGAACATGTTCAGCTTGCTAAAACATTGGGTGTGTCTAAGCTTCTTGTTGTTGTAAACAAAATGGATGACCCAACTGTGAACTGGTCTAAAGAAAG GTATGATGAGATTGAGTCGAAAATGATACCATTCCTTAGGTCTTCAGGCTATAACGTGAAGAAAG ATGTTCAGTTTCTACCAATATCTGCTCTGCTTAGTACAAATATGAGCACAAGAATAGATAAAAGTGTATGCACGTGGTGGAGTGGCCCCTGCCTTTTTGAAGCCCTTGATGCTATTGAAGTTCCTCTGCGGGATCCTAAAGGTCCATTTAG GATGCCTATaattgacaaattcaaagacatGGGAACTGTTGTTATGGGAAAAGTAGAATCTGGAAGCGTGCGTGAGGGTGATTCCTTGTTGGTCATGCCAAATAAG ACTCATGTGAAAGTTCTTGCTGTATTCTGCGACGAAGACAAGGTTAGGCATGCAGGACCTGGTGAAAACTTACGTTTAAGATTATCTGGGGTAGATGAGGATGATATCTCTTCAGGGTTTGTGTTGTCCAGTGTTG CAAGGCCAATAGCTGCTGTTACGGAGTTTGTTGCTCAGTTGCAGATCCTTGAGTTACTGGACAAT GCAATTTTCACTGCTGGTTACAAGGCTATCTTGCACATCCATGCAATTGTGGAGGAGTGTGAAATTGTTGAGCTGCTACAACAAATTGACCCAAAGACGAAGAaagcaatgaaaaagaaacttCTGTTTGTGAAGAATGGTGCTATTGTTGTTTGTCGTGTCCAG GTGAACAGTTCGATATGCATAGAAAAATTTGCAGATTTTCCACAGCTTGGCAGGTTCACTCTCCGTACTGAAG GTAAAACAGTTGCTGTGGGGAAAGTCACCGATCTTTCACTTCCAAGTGCTTAA
- the LOC120016599 gene encoding eukaryotic peptide chain release factor GTP-binding subunit ERF3A isoform X3, producing MDIEEEIRSLQLDSTAEDSDGVVNPENAKPEEVEMLDNTVGGLESQADAGVNSQAALTDAEVNEQVVLPPEAIEERDEMEENARKRHLNVVFIGHVDAGKSTAGGQILFLSGHVDERTIQKYEKEAKDKSRESWYMAYIMDTNEEERVKGITVEVGRAHFETETTRFTILDAPGHKSYVPNMISGASQADIGVLVISARKGEFETGYERGGQTREHVQLAKTLGVSKLLVVVNKMDDPTVNWSKERYDEIESKMIPFLRSSGYNVKKDVQFLPISALLSTNMSTRIDKSVCTWWSGPCLFEALDAIEVPLRDPKGPFRMPIIDKFKDMGTVVMGKVESGSVREGDSLLVMPNKTHVKVLAVFCDEDKVRHAGPGENLRLRLSGVDEDDISSGFVLSSVARPIAAVTEFVAQLQILELLDNAIFTAGYKAILHIHAIVEECEIVELLQQIDPKTKKAMKKKLLFVKNGAIVVCRVQVNSSICIEKFADFPQLGRFTLRTEGKTVAVGKVTDLSLPSA from the exons ATGG ATATTGAGGAGGAGATTCGCTCATTACAGCTTGACTCAACAG CAGAAGATAGTGATGGTGTGGTTAATCCAGAAAATGCAAAGCCTGAAGAAGTTGAGATGTTAGATAACACGGTGGGAG GCTTAGAATCCCAGGCTGATGCTGGTGTGAACTCCCAGGCGGCCCTTACTGATGCTGAAG TGAATGAGCAGGTTGTATTACCCCCAGAGGCCATTGAAGAACGAGATGAGATGGAAGAAAATGCTAGGAAGCGACATTTGAATGTGGTTTTCATTGGTCACGTTG ATGCTGGTAAATCCACGGCTGGAGGCCAGATTCTATTTCTTAGCGGCCATGTCGATGAACGTACGATTCAAAAGTATGAGAAGGAAGCGAAGGACAAAAGTAGAGAAAGCTG GTATATGGCTTATATTATGGACACAAATGAAGAGGAGAGGGTTAAG GGTATAACAGTTGAAGTTGGGAGAGCACATTTTGAAACGGAAACAACTAGATTCACAATTTTAGATGCACCT GGTCACAAGAGTTATGTCCCTAACATGATTAGTGGTGCATCCCAAGCTGATATTGGTGTACTT GTGATTTCTGCTCGGAAAGGGGAATTCGAAACTGGATATGAGAGAGGTGGACAGACTCGTGAACATGTTCAGCTTGCTAAAACATTGGGTGTGTCTAAGCTTCTTGTTGTTGTAAACAAAATGGATGACCCAACTGTGAACTGGTCTAAAGAAAG GTATGATGAGATTGAGTCGAAAATGATACCATTCCTTAGGTCTTCAGGCTATAACGTGAAGAAAG ATGTTCAGTTTCTACCAATATCTGCTCTGCTTAGTACAAATATGAGCACAAGAATAGATAAAAGTGTATGCACGTGGTGGAGTGGCCCCTGCCTTTTTGAAGCCCTTGATGCTATTGAAGTTCCTCTGCGGGATCCTAAAGGTCCATTTAG GATGCCTATaattgacaaattcaaagacatGGGAACTGTTGTTATGGGAAAAGTAGAATCTGGAAGCGTGCGTGAGGGTGATTCCTTGTTGGTCATGCCAAATAAG ACTCATGTGAAAGTTCTTGCTGTATTCTGCGACGAAGACAAGGTTAGGCATGCAGGACCTGGTGAAAACTTACGTTTAAGATTATCTGGGGTAGATGAGGATGATATCTCTTCAGGGTTTGTGTTGTCCAGTGTTG CAAGGCCAATAGCTGCTGTTACGGAGTTTGTTGCTCAGTTGCAGATCCTTGAGTTACTGGACAAT GCAATTTTCACTGCTGGTTACAAGGCTATCTTGCACATCCATGCAATTGTGGAGGAGTGTGAAATTGTTGAGCTGCTACAACAAATTGACCCAAAGACGAAGAaagcaatgaaaaagaaacttCTGTTTGTGAAGAATGGTGCTATTGTTGTTTGTCGTGTCCAG GTGAACAGTTCGATATGCATAGAAAAATTTGCAGATTTTCCACAGCTTGGCAGGTTCACTCTCCGTACTGAAG GTAAAACAGTTGCTGTGGGGAAAGTCACCGATCTTTCACTTCCAAGTGCTTAA
- the LOC120016599 gene encoding eukaryotic peptide chain release factor GTP-binding subunit ERF3A isoform X5: MDIEEEIRSLQLDSTAEDSDGVVNPENAKPEEVEMLDNTVGVNEQVVLPPEAIEERDEMEENARKRHLNVVFIGHVDAGKSTAGGQILFLSGHVDERTIQKYEKEAKDKSRESWYMAYIMDTNEEERVKGITVEVGRAHFETETTRFTILDAPGHKSYVPNMISGASQADIGVLVISARKGEFETGYERGGQTREHVQLAKTLGVSKLLVVVNKMDDPTVNWSKERYDEIESKMIPFLRSSGYNVKKDVQFLPISALLSTNMSTRIDKSVCTWWSGPCLFEALDAIEVPLRDPKGPFRMPIIDKFKDMGTVVMGKVESGSVREGDSLLVMPNKTHVKVLAVFCDEDKVRHAGPGENLRLRLSGVDEDDISSGFVLSSVARPIAAVTEFVAQLQILELLDNAIFTAGYKAILHIHAIVEECEIVELLQQIDPKTKKAMKKKLLFVKNGAIVVCRVQVNSSICIEKFADFPQLGRFTLRTEGKTVAVGKVTDLSLPSA, translated from the exons ATGG ATATTGAGGAGGAGATTCGCTCATTACAGCTTGACTCAACAG CAGAAGATAGTGATGGTGTGGTTAATCCAGAAAATGCAAAGCCTGAAGAAGTTGAGATGTTAGATAACACGGTGGGAG TGAATGAGCAGGTTGTATTACCCCCAGAGGCCATTGAAGAACGAGATGAGATGGAAGAAAATGCTAGGAAGCGACATTTGAATGTGGTTTTCATTGGTCACGTTG ATGCTGGTAAATCCACGGCTGGAGGCCAGATTCTATTTCTTAGCGGCCATGTCGATGAACGTACGATTCAAAAGTATGAGAAGGAAGCGAAGGACAAAAGTAGAGAAAGCTG GTATATGGCTTATATTATGGACACAAATGAAGAGGAGAGGGTTAAG GGTATAACAGTTGAAGTTGGGAGAGCACATTTTGAAACGGAAACAACTAGATTCACAATTTTAGATGCACCT GGTCACAAGAGTTATGTCCCTAACATGATTAGTGGTGCATCCCAAGCTGATATTGGTGTACTT GTGATTTCTGCTCGGAAAGGGGAATTCGAAACTGGATATGAGAGAGGTGGACAGACTCGTGAACATGTTCAGCTTGCTAAAACATTGGGTGTGTCTAAGCTTCTTGTTGTTGTAAACAAAATGGATGACCCAACTGTGAACTGGTCTAAAGAAAG GTATGATGAGATTGAGTCGAAAATGATACCATTCCTTAGGTCTTCAGGCTATAACGTGAAGAAAG ATGTTCAGTTTCTACCAATATCTGCTCTGCTTAGTACAAATATGAGCACAAGAATAGATAAAAGTGTATGCACGTGGTGGAGTGGCCCCTGCCTTTTTGAAGCCCTTGATGCTATTGAAGTTCCTCTGCGGGATCCTAAAGGTCCATTTAG GATGCCTATaattgacaaattcaaagacatGGGAACTGTTGTTATGGGAAAAGTAGAATCTGGAAGCGTGCGTGAGGGTGATTCCTTGTTGGTCATGCCAAATAAG ACTCATGTGAAAGTTCTTGCTGTATTCTGCGACGAAGACAAGGTTAGGCATGCAGGACCTGGTGAAAACTTACGTTTAAGATTATCTGGGGTAGATGAGGATGATATCTCTTCAGGGTTTGTGTTGTCCAGTGTTG CAAGGCCAATAGCTGCTGTTACGGAGTTTGTTGCTCAGTTGCAGATCCTTGAGTTACTGGACAAT GCAATTTTCACTGCTGGTTACAAGGCTATCTTGCACATCCATGCAATTGTGGAGGAGTGTGAAATTGTTGAGCTGCTACAACAAATTGACCCAAAGACGAAGAaagcaatgaaaaagaaacttCTGTTTGTGAAGAATGGTGCTATTGTTGTTTGTCGTGTCCAG GTGAACAGTTCGATATGCATAGAAAAATTTGCAGATTTTCCACAGCTTGGCAGGTTCACTCTCCGTACTGAAG GTAAAACAGTTGCTGTGGGGAAAGTCACCGATCTTTCACTTCCAAGTGCTTAA
- the LOC120016599 gene encoding eukaryotic peptide chain release factor GTP-binding subunit ERF3A isoform X2, with protein MDIEEEIRSLQLDSTEDSDGVVNPENAKPEEVEMLDNTVGVGLESQADAGVNSQAALTDAEVNEQVVLPPEAIEERDEMEENARKRHLNVVFIGHVDAGKSTAGGQILFLSGHVDERTIQKYEKEAKDKSRESWYMAYIMDTNEEERVKGITVEVGRAHFETETTRFTILDAPGHKSYVPNMISGASQADIGVLVISARKGEFETGYERGGQTREHVQLAKTLGVSKLLVVVNKMDDPTVNWSKERYDEIESKMIPFLRSSGYNVKKDVQFLPISALLSTNMSTRIDKSVCTWWSGPCLFEALDAIEVPLRDPKGPFRMPIIDKFKDMGTVVMGKVESGSVREGDSLLVMPNKTHVKVLAVFCDEDKVRHAGPGENLRLRLSGVDEDDISSGFVLSSVARPIAAVTEFVAQLQILELLDNAIFTAGYKAILHIHAIVEECEIVELLQQIDPKTKKAMKKKLLFVKNGAIVVCRVQVNSSICIEKFADFPQLGRFTLRTEGKTVAVGKVTDLSLPSA; from the exons ATGG ATATTGAGGAGGAGATTCGCTCATTACAGCTTGACTCAACAG AAGATAGTGATGGTGTGGTTAATCCAGAAAATGCAAAGCCTGAAGAAGTTGAGATGTTAGATAACACGGTGGGAG taGGCTTAGAATCCCAGGCTGATGCTGGTGTGAACTCCCAGGCGGCCCTTACTGATGCTGAAG TGAATGAGCAGGTTGTATTACCCCCAGAGGCCATTGAAGAACGAGATGAGATGGAAGAAAATGCTAGGAAGCGACATTTGAATGTGGTTTTCATTGGTCACGTTG ATGCTGGTAAATCCACGGCTGGAGGCCAGATTCTATTTCTTAGCGGCCATGTCGATGAACGTACGATTCAAAAGTATGAGAAGGAAGCGAAGGACAAAAGTAGAGAAAGCTG GTATATGGCTTATATTATGGACACAAATGAAGAGGAGAGGGTTAAG GGTATAACAGTTGAAGTTGGGAGAGCACATTTTGAAACGGAAACAACTAGATTCACAATTTTAGATGCACCT GGTCACAAGAGTTATGTCCCTAACATGATTAGTGGTGCATCCCAAGCTGATATTGGTGTACTT GTGATTTCTGCTCGGAAAGGGGAATTCGAAACTGGATATGAGAGAGGTGGACAGACTCGTGAACATGTTCAGCTTGCTAAAACATTGGGTGTGTCTAAGCTTCTTGTTGTTGTAAACAAAATGGATGACCCAACTGTGAACTGGTCTAAAGAAAG GTATGATGAGATTGAGTCGAAAATGATACCATTCCTTAGGTCTTCAGGCTATAACGTGAAGAAAG ATGTTCAGTTTCTACCAATATCTGCTCTGCTTAGTACAAATATGAGCACAAGAATAGATAAAAGTGTATGCACGTGGTGGAGTGGCCCCTGCCTTTTTGAAGCCCTTGATGCTATTGAAGTTCCTCTGCGGGATCCTAAAGGTCCATTTAG GATGCCTATaattgacaaattcaaagacatGGGAACTGTTGTTATGGGAAAAGTAGAATCTGGAAGCGTGCGTGAGGGTGATTCCTTGTTGGTCATGCCAAATAAG ACTCATGTGAAAGTTCTTGCTGTATTCTGCGACGAAGACAAGGTTAGGCATGCAGGACCTGGTGAAAACTTACGTTTAAGATTATCTGGGGTAGATGAGGATGATATCTCTTCAGGGTTTGTGTTGTCCAGTGTTG CAAGGCCAATAGCTGCTGTTACGGAGTTTGTTGCTCAGTTGCAGATCCTTGAGTTACTGGACAAT GCAATTTTCACTGCTGGTTACAAGGCTATCTTGCACATCCATGCAATTGTGGAGGAGTGTGAAATTGTTGAGCTGCTACAACAAATTGACCCAAAGACGAAGAaagcaatgaaaaagaaacttCTGTTTGTGAAGAATGGTGCTATTGTTGTTTGTCGTGTCCAG GTGAACAGTTCGATATGCATAGAAAAATTTGCAGATTTTCCACAGCTTGGCAGGTTCACTCTCCGTACTGAAG GTAAAACAGTTGCTGTGGGGAAAGTCACCGATCTTTCACTTCCAAGTGCTTAA